Proteins encoded in a region of the Streptomyces sp. NBC_01298 genome:
- a CDS encoding TetR/AcrR family transcriptional regulator: MADRRTAIMEGAARVIARRGVRGLRVEELAAEAGVSTALIYYHFKDRAGILRATLEFINDRAGRYTTERDPGDPPLDALGELEQTLLLEFQDDPGVRENSTAWGELRASAVFDPDLREDLAGATRVWIQEVGDLLGQVRPMAGAAALSGAAERLTALVEGLSSRWLSGSLPLPHARELMVSSIAAELDRLARS, from the coding sequence GTGGCTGATCGTCGAACGGCAATCATGGAAGGCGCCGCGCGGGTCATCGCCCGGCGCGGCGTCCGCGGCCTGCGCGTGGAGGAGCTCGCCGCCGAGGCGGGTGTGTCCACGGCTCTGATCTACTACCACTTCAAGGACCGCGCGGGGATCCTCCGCGCCACCCTGGAGTTCATCAACGACCGCGCCGGCCGGTACACCACCGAGCGGGACCCCGGCGATCCGCCGCTCGACGCCCTGGGCGAGCTGGAGCAGACGCTCCTGCTGGAGTTCCAGGACGACCCCGGGGTGCGGGAGAACAGCACGGCCTGGGGAGAGCTGCGGGCCAGCGCGGTGTTCGACCCCGACCTGCGGGAAGACCTCGCCGGCGCCACCCGCGTGTGGATCCAGGAAGTGGGCGACCTGCTCGGGCAGGTCCGCCCCATGGCCGGAGCCGCCGCCCTTTCCGGTGCCGCCGAGCGGCTGACCGCCCTGGTGGAGGGGCTGAGCTCGCGCTGGCTCAGCGGCAGCCTGCCCCTGCCGCACGCCCGTGAGCTGATGGTGTCCTCCATCGCCGCCGAGCTGGACCGCCTCGCCCGTAGCTGA
- a CDS encoding agmatine deiminase family protein, with product MPDSPDDSRSLLGRFFGSSPSRRIVLGAAGLGAAGVALGTAAAAVPGAVRAPSAGVQRWRVDIDDVPHARTWMSWPSRSSIWGGRALTGVQEDIALIAKTIARYEPVVMCAPDAYTAATARSWCGPGVTVTTAIGTDDLWMRDIAPVFRRDGRGGLDAIGLNFNGWGNKQAHSYDAHVAESVAYEAHLPFSKTDFVGEGGSIETDGDGTVMATESSLVNKNRNRGWSRAEVEDAVLHAYGADKMIWVPGIKGKDITDDHIDVTSRFIRPGVVMVQVPPAGRDDVWARDARQQFSILSAATDARGRRLTVIKVDGPDTTRSKNPEFVDSYMNFHVVNGAVITAQFGDSAKDAAAKRALAAAFPGRTVVQLDVDRLMAGGGGIHCSTMAEPRP from the coding sequence ATGCCCGACTCCCCCGACGACAGCCGCTCGCTCCTCGGCCGGTTCTTCGGCTCCTCCCCCTCCCGCAGGATCGTCCTGGGGGCCGCCGGACTCGGAGCGGCGGGAGTCGCGCTCGGGACGGCGGCCGCCGCGGTCCCGGGGGCGGTCCGGGCGCCGAGCGCGGGGGTGCAGCGCTGGCGGGTGGACATCGACGACGTGCCCCACGCCCGCACCTGGATGTCCTGGCCCTCGCGCTCGTCCATCTGGGGCGGCCGCGCCCTGACCGGGGTCCAGGAGGACATCGCGCTGATCGCGAAGACGATCGCGCGCTACGAACCCGTCGTCATGTGCGCCCCGGACGCCTACACCGCCGCCACCGCCCGCTCCTGGTGCGGCCCGGGCGTGACCGTGACGACCGCCATCGGCACCGACGACCTCTGGATGCGCGACATCGCGCCGGTCTTCCGCCGGGACGGCCGCGGCGGGCTCGACGCGATCGGCCTGAACTTCAACGGCTGGGGCAACAAGCAGGCCCACTCCTACGACGCCCACGTCGCGGAGAGCGTCGCGTACGAGGCCCATCTCCCCTTCAGCAAGACGGACTTCGTCGGCGAGGGCGGCTCGATCGAGACGGACGGCGACGGGACCGTGATGGCCACGGAGAGCAGCCTCGTCAACAAGAACCGCAATCGGGGCTGGAGCCGCGCCGAGGTCGAGGACGCCGTTCTGCACGCGTACGGGGCCGACAAGATGATCTGGGTGCCCGGCATCAAGGGCAAGGACATCACCGACGACCACATCGACGTGACCTCGCGCTTCATCCGGCCCGGTGTGGTCATGGTCCAGGTGCCGCCGGCGGGCCGCGACGACGTCTGGGCGCGCGATGCCCGCCAGCAGTTCTCGATCCTCTCCGCGGCCACGGACGCCCGGGGCCGGCGGCTGACCGTCATCAAGGTCGACGGTCCCGACACCACCCGCTCGAAGAACCCGGAGTTCGTCGACTCGTACATGAACTTCCACGTGGTCAACGGGGCTGTCATCACCGCCCAGTTCGGGGACTCCGCGAAGGACGCGGCGGCGAAGCGGGCCCTGGCCGCCGCCTTCCCCGGCCGGACCGTCGTGCAGCTGGACGTCGACCGCCTGATGGCCGGGGGCGGCGGCATCCACTGCTCCACGATGGCCGAACCGCGCCCGTAG
- a CDS encoding urease subunit gamma has translation MRLTPTERDRLLIFTAAELARARRARGVKLNVPEATALITDTVCEAARDGRRLAEAIEAGRHVLSAAEVLPGVPDVVTSIQVEAVFDDGTRLCVIDDPFRQEGSLGADAPGAGLPGTGEGYGPTAATVRVAVRNTSSVPISVTSHFHFFESNPRLAFDRAAAYGTRLAVPAGSSVRFDVGATVVVELLPIGGARVAIGFAGLVDGPLDAPGAREAALAKARATGYLTSYEDSATSHKEQAQGQEQA, from the coding sequence ATGCGACTGACACCCACCGAGCGGGACCGGCTGCTGATCTTCACGGCGGCGGAACTGGCCCGCGCCCGCCGCGCGCGCGGCGTGAAGCTCAACGTCCCCGAGGCCACCGCGCTGATCACCGACACGGTGTGCGAGGCGGCGCGCGACGGCCGCAGGCTGGCCGAGGCGATCGAGGCGGGCCGCCACGTGCTCAGCGCCGCGGAGGTGCTGCCCGGGGTGCCCGACGTGGTCACCTCGATCCAGGTCGAGGCCGTTTTCGACGACGGTACGAGGCTCTGCGTCATCGACGACCCCTTCCGGCAGGAGGGTTCGCTCGGGGCCGACGCCCCGGGCGCGGGCCTGCCCGGAACCGGCGAGGGCTACGGGCCCACCGCCGCGACCGTCCGGGTCGCCGTACGGAACACGTCCAGCGTGCCGATCAGCGTCACCTCGCACTTCCACTTCTTCGAGTCGAACCCGCGCCTCGCCTTCGACCGCGCCGCCGCCTACGGCACCCGGCTCGCCGTACCGGCCGGCTCCTCGGTCCGCTTCGACGTCGGGGCCACCGTCGTGGTGGAGCTGCTGCCCATCGGCGGGGCGCGCGTCGCCATCGGTTTCGCCGGCCTCGTCGACGGCCCCCTGGACGCGCCCGGAGCGCGCGAGGCCGCCCTGGCCAAGGCCCGGGCCACGGGATACCTCACCTCCTACGAAGACAGCGCGACTTCGCACAAGGAACAGGCACAAGGACAGGAGCAGGCATGA
- a CDS encoding urease subunit alpha, with translation MAVHGPRAGDRIRLGDSGLIVRVESDSQKPGDEFLAGFGKTARDGLHLKAAAVRDTCDIVISNALVIDAVLGIRKTSIGIREGRIHAIGRAGNPDTLDDIDVVVGTGTTIVSGEGMIVTAGAIDTHVHLLSPRIMEASLASGVTTIIGQEFGPVWAVGVNSPWALKHAFNAFDAWPVNIGFLARGSSSDPAPLIEALAEGGASGFKVHEDMGAHTRALDTALRVAEEHDVQVALHTDGLNECLSVEDTLRVLDGRTIHAFHIEGCGGGHVPNVLKMAGVENVIGSSTNPTLPFGRDALGEHFGMIVSAHDLKVDLPGDAAMARDRIRAGTMGAEDLLHDLGVIGITSSDAQGMGRAGETVRRTFAMAGKMKAELGPLDGEGSYGTAESGDDNERVLRYMAKLTINPAIAHGLSHEVGSIEVGKLADLVMWWPEYFGAKPQLVLKGGFPAYGVTGDPNASTDRCEPLVLGPQFGAYGATAADISVAFVAEAAVQNGDMMPTRRRRVAVRGTRGIGPKHMLRNSRTGSVDVHPGTGLVSLDGEPLVSEPADSISLSRLYFL, from the coding sequence ATGGCCGTCCACGGCCCCCGGGCGGGCGACCGGATCCGGCTCGGCGACTCCGGGCTCATCGTCCGCGTGGAGTCCGATTCCCAGAAGCCCGGGGACGAGTTCCTGGCCGGCTTCGGCAAGACGGCCCGCGACGGACTGCACCTGAAGGCCGCCGCCGTCCGCGACACCTGCGACATCGTCATCAGCAACGCCCTGGTCATCGACGCCGTACTCGGCATCCGCAAGACCAGCATCGGCATCCGCGAAGGGCGCATCCACGCCATAGGCCGGGCCGGCAACCCCGACACCCTCGACGACATCGACGTCGTGGTCGGCACGGGGACGACCATCGTCTCGGGCGAGGGCATGATCGTCACGGCCGGCGCCATCGACACCCACGTCCACCTGCTCTCGCCGCGGATCATGGAAGCCTCCCTGGCCTCCGGGGTCACCACGATCATCGGGCAGGAGTTCGGCCCCGTCTGGGCGGTCGGCGTCAACTCCCCGTGGGCGCTGAAGCACGCCTTCAACGCCTTCGACGCCTGGCCCGTCAACATCGGCTTCCTGGCCCGCGGTTCCTCCTCGGACCCGGCCCCGCTGATCGAGGCACTCGCCGAGGGAGGCGCGTCCGGCTTCAAGGTGCACGAGGACATGGGCGCGCACACCCGCGCCCTGGACACCGCCCTGCGGGTCGCCGAGGAGCATGACGTACAAGTCGCGCTGCACACCGACGGGTTGAACGAGTGCCTGTCCGTCGAGGACACCCTGCGGGTGCTGGACGGCCGGACCATCCACGCCTTCCACATCGAGGGCTGCGGCGGCGGACACGTCCCCAACGTCCTGAAGATGGCCGGCGTCGAGAACGTCATCGGCTCCTCGACGAACCCCACCCTGCCCTTCGGCCGCGACGCCCTGGGCGAGCACTTCGGCATGATCGTCTCGGCGCACGATCTGAAGGTGGACCTGCCCGGCGACGCCGCCATGGCCCGCGACCGGATCCGCGCCGGGACGATGGGCGCCGAGGACCTCCTGCACGACCTCGGGGTCATCGGCATCACCTCCTCCGACGCCCAGGGCATGGGCCGCGCGGGCGAGACCGTACGCCGCACCTTCGCCATGGCCGGGAAGATGAAGGCCGAGCTCGGCCCGCTGGACGGCGAGGGCTCCTACGGCACCGCCGAGAGCGGCGACGACAACGAGCGCGTGCTGCGCTACATGGCGAAGCTGACCATCAACCCGGCGATCGCCCACGGCCTGTCCCACGAGGTCGGCTCCATCGAGGTCGGCAAGCTCGCGGACCTGGTGATGTGGTGGCCGGAGTACTTCGGTGCCAAGCCCCAACTGGTCCTGAAGGGCGGCTTCCCGGCGTACGGGGTCACCGGCGACCCGAACGCCTCGACCGACCGCTGCGAACCCCTCGTCCTGGGACCGCAGTTCGGCGCGTACGGGGCCACCGCCGCCGACATCTCCGTGGCGTTCGTCGCGGAAGCGGCCGTCCAGAACGGGGACATGATGCCCACCCGGCGCCGCCGCGTGGCGGTCCGTGGGACCCGGGGCATCGGGCCGAAGCACATGCTCCGCAACAGCCGTACGGGCAGCGTCGACGTCCATCCCGGCACCGGCCTGGTGTCGCTCGACGGGGAGCCGCTGGTCTCCGAACCGGCCGACTCCATCTCGCTGAGCAGGCTCTACTTCCTCTAG
- a CDS encoding pectinesterase family protein has translation MTVAADGSAAHRSVQSAVDAATAGDTVLVARGTYRETVNVPASKRGLTLEGATGNAEDVVITYDNASGTPKPGGGTYGTAGSATATFSANDITVTGVTVQNTWERSAHPGVKDTQAVALNASGDRQQYVNSRFIGHQDTVLNWAPSATGQYRQYFRHCFVAGDVDFVFGNATAVYDHVNITLRDRGAAAGGHNGYLAAPNTDSAKRYGILITDSTISSPAQPRTYYLGRPWHPGASAVGRLVIRDTSLPAAVKTQGPWTDMGGFSWKSARFAEYANTGPGAGTGANRPQLGRDQAASHTARAYLAGTDGWNPTG, from the coding sequence CTGACGGTCGCCGCCGACGGCTCCGCCGCCCACCGTTCCGTACAGTCCGCCGTCGACGCCGCCACGGCGGGGGACACCGTCCTCGTGGCGCGCGGTACATACCGGGAGACGGTGAACGTTCCCGCCTCCAAGCGCGGGCTGACGCTCGAGGGCGCCACCGGCAACGCCGAGGACGTCGTCATCACCTACGACAACGCCTCCGGCACGCCGAAGCCCGGCGGCGGTACCTACGGAACCGCGGGCAGTGCCACCGCGACCTTCTCGGCGAACGACATCACCGTCACCGGTGTCACGGTCCAGAACACCTGGGAGAGGTCGGCGCACCCGGGTGTCAAGGACACCCAGGCGGTGGCGCTCAACGCGTCCGGTGACCGCCAGCAGTACGTCAACTCGCGCTTCATCGGGCACCAGGACACCGTGCTGAACTGGGCTCCCTCGGCCACCGGCCAGTACCGCCAGTACTTCCGCCACTGCTTCGTCGCGGGCGACGTCGACTTCGTCTTCGGCAACGCCACCGCCGTCTACGACCACGTCAACATCACCTTGCGCGACCGGGGCGCCGCGGCCGGCGGCCACAACGGCTACCTCGCCGCGCCGAACACCGACTCGGCCAAGCGGTACGGGATCCTCATCACCGACAGCACCATCAGCAGCCCCGCCCAGCCCCGGACCTACTACCTCGGCCGGCCCTGGCACCCCGGGGCCAGCGCGGTCGGCCGGCTGGTGATCCGCGACACGAGCCTGCCCGCGGCCGTCAAGACGCAGGGGCCGTGGACCGACATGGGGGGCTTCTCCTGGAAGTCGGCCCGGTTCGCCGAGTACGCCAACACGGGCCCCGGTGCCGGAACCGGAGCCAACCGGCCCCAGCTCGGCCGGGACCAGGCGGCGAGCCACACCGCCCGCGCCTACCTCGCCGGTACCGACGGCTGGAATCCGACGGGCTGA